From Xenopus tropicalis strain Nigerian chromosome 3, UCB_Xtro_10.0, whole genome shotgun sequence, the proteins below share one genomic window:
- the polr3d gene encoding DNA-directed RNA polymerase III subunit RPC4 produces MSDGNPSNDGGGPRTPMGRGLVGRRSSTPLTPGRLPSIRSRDLTLGGVRKKTFAPNIISRKIKEEPKEEVSVKVERAERGRDRRDGAGRGRGKPQVIQSHSIFEQGPAEQLKKKVGWDGPSESADFGPSHIINIKREKRETEEETKEILRMLENDKFLDDPGLRNDSQNHPVQIPLAHSGWLFRQVDEEEDIKPIQGQLKEEKMEVDDTSQVKVKEEPMEDAGAWKPGVPSAKVPIVKKPPVTKDVSFPEMLESLRVSDEECLFFVQLPDTLPGQPPSLETRPTKTEVQSEDGHMLLVKDKGQDSKAAEDSCTLRDVSEGHIGKLFVRKSGKVQLKLGKVMLDVTMGTSCSFLQELVSVSVGESRGGEMMVLGHIQHKLVCSPDFESLLEKRQG; encoded by the exons ATGTCTGACGGTAATCCAAGCAACGATGGTGGGGGGCCGCGTACTCCAATGGGCAGGGGGCTTGTGGGACGCAGATCTTCTACTCCTCTTACCCCAGGTCGCCTTCCTTCCATCCGCTCCCGAGATCTTACGCTTGGCGGAGTCAGAAAG AAAACATTTGCTCCCAACATCATCAGTAGAAAGATAAAAGAAGA GCCCAAGGAGGAAGTGTCTGTTAAGGTAGAACGTGCAGAGCGTGGAAGGGACCGTCGAGATGGAGCAGGAAGAGGGCGTGGGAAGCCACAAGTCATACAGAGTCACTCCATCTTTGAGCAGGGACCAGCTGAACAGCTCAAGAAGAAAG TTGGATGGGATGGACCTTCAGAATCTGCTGACTTTGGCCCATCACACATCATTAACATAAAACGAGAGAAGCGAGAAACTGAAGAGGAGACGAAGGAGATCCTCCGCATGCTGGAAAATGACAAG TTTCTTGATGACCCTGGCCTCAGGAATGATTCTCAGAACCATCCAGTGCAGATCCCACTTGCCCATTCTGGCTGGCTCTTTAGGCAAGTGGATGAAGAGGAGGATATAAAGCCCATTCAAGGACAACTTAAAGAGGAAAAGATGGAAGTAGATGATACTTCTCAGGTTAAAG TAAAGGAAGAACCAATGGAGGATGCTGGTGCATGGAAGCCTGGGGTGCCCTCTGCAAAAGTTCCCATTGTTAAGAAACCCCCTGTAACCAAGGATGTGTCCTTCCCAGAGATGCTGGAATCTTTGAGGGTTTCTGATGAAGAATGTCTCTTTTTTGTGCAACTTCCTGACACTCTGCCTGGACAGCCTCCAAGTTTAGAGACAAGGCCTACAAAGACTGAAGTGCAGAGTGAGGATGGCCATATGTTACTGGTCAAGGACAAAGGACAG GACTCGAAGGCTGCAGAAGACAGCTGTACCTTGCGGGATGTGTCAGAAGGCCATATTGGGAAGCTATTTGTACGCAAGTCTGGCAAGGTTCAGCTTAAGCTGGGCAAAGTCATGCTGGATGTTACTATGGGCACATCCTGTTCATTCTTGCAG GAGCTGGTGTCAGTCAGTGTTGGTGAATCTCGTGGTGGGGAGATGATGGTCCTGGGCCATATTCAACACAAACTTGTGTGCTCCCCAGATTTTGAGTCTCTGCTGGAAAAAAGACAGGGCTAA